The following is a genomic window from Bombus vancouverensis nearcticus chromosome 15, iyBomVanc1_principal, whole genome shotgun sequence.
AACAACTATGAGGAATGATTGAAGGAAGGGAATAAATCTGATTCTAGTTTTAATATTTAAGTACGTCCAATATCGTTTTGCTAAATATTCATACGTTGCTATTAATAAATCTGAATCAAAGAATTCATGAGTATAAAGAATGTGAAAAAAGGTTTGGTCAGCATGCTGACTGTTTCTATCTTCTACAAGGTTGCGCAAGGTAGATGCACAAAAATCGGCATAGCGTGCTTGCTCTATGCATAATTCAAACGTGTTTCTTTTTAATCATAAATGAAAGCTACAAAATAACATTCGCGATAACTAatggaataatttaaaaataaagtattACAATTAACCACGTTATGCTCGTTATATCCAAAACATTAGTTCTTTCAAATTTACAAAtagtaattttgaaaatataaaaaagtatcACAAAATTAGTATGTTTCAACACGTTGGCAGGCATGGTCATCAGTGATGCACGTTACCAGATTTTTTAAATGATTGgaataagataaatttcatggactaacaaattttcaataatGTGAATGACTTACATAACATTGCCAGAAAAAAATGCGCAAATACAATATACTAATATTTTGcacaaattaaatattacagTTTAGTATATTTTACTCTATTGCAGCTCCCaaagtaaaatatacaaaatttgcTTGTCAGTACAATgtgttaatataaaaatatctttctttatAAATCAGAATGGATGAAGTGACAGATGTTTGAACccctgtaaaaatatttgttattatgtattataagTTATCCGTTCGACTTTCTTCTGTAACGACTGTGCATTCGAGGAGTATTTGTATTAAAGGGTTCTATTTACAGGAGCTCTTCTACGGGGATCGAGTGAGTGAGGTTCTTCACTAGAGGCCGAAACGACGTATCCAAAAGCGGCTTCAACGAGCGGTACTGGTCAAAGAGTATCGATCGTGACCGGCTTTTCTAATGTGTCGAATAACTTTTCGTCAAAGGTAATCGTCACAGATGGTGCGCACGTGCGAAGAAAGTTCGCGCGTTGTGTGCACAGCATGTTGGAGAAGAAACTCAGACGTACGTTTTGCAAACCGTATCTACTGCCCGCTATAAATTACAGTAACGCACTTGCCAGACGTGTCCTTCGTTAACTGATTGGCTAACTCATGACGAAGCTTGTATAATATATCGTCACGGTGTATTATTTCAAAGAAACATGTGAAATGAATATATCCTGCATTGCATATGGTAGTATTAAAATAGAATTGTTTACTATGAATTCCTGCTAAACATTTAAATACTAAGTTTAAGATAAATATGTAGATGTAGATATTTGTTGTCTATTCATACTTTATAGTAAATATAGTAACACATATTCGTTACCATCCATTTCGTATATCGTATTCCTTTTTGTGTTATAACTCTTTTGTATCATAATAATACTTCCAATGACATATGCTATATCACAATCTTTGCTTATTCTGATCTTTAGAATATACTGACAACGTATGGCCGAAAAAAAACTAGGACATTCTGTATATTTCCAGTAGGCGACCGAAAGGGTATATGTCAGAATGATTAGCTTTGCAGAGaagtatttataatacttaaagTTATTTAAGATCAGGTATCAAATTTTAGATATAATATTAACACCTCAATTCTATTTATCCGTATGATTACTCATTGTACGTATTCAATCGTATTCTCAGATTGATATTAAAGGATGAAATACCTGCATGCAACAAAAGCAACAGCAACCTGAACACCTGCAGGGTCGAACCATACGTAGGACTTCCCTGTGATTGGTGTCATCCACGTGTAATATACAATTACGTAGAGTACCCAGGCACATACGCGCGCATATATTTGACTCTTCCATGATATAAAACAGTGGCTGGCCATTAGCATTCGTTACAAAGTATTTGTTCTCAGTCTCCCATCCAACAACAACTGTAATTATTTAATTGGTTCATTGACAAATTGACAACTGTTACAACGGACATTTGCATTGTTTAGTAGAGAGATACAGCATGTTGTGTTTCGAACGATACAATACTAACCTTCCAATAGTTCAAGTTGTTGCCGTATGTACAGACGATCAAGGACTATAAGGTATTCCAAGCCGGGTGGACAAGTCGTATTCCGCGGTGACCAACCAcctaaaatgaaagatttattaaaatttaagttacctctttttttatgttttcttctaATTATAGgccattttttaatatattaaaaaaaaattgatttaatACAATTTAGCTATACATCGTTTGAATCATTTTCGATCCAATTGTCCTTTTTTTTAATCGTTAAAAAATTCTTAAGTTTTTAGGAgaatacaaatatattatatttatatttattataacaagaaatagatatattatataatttcttgTCTCCTCTTTTACGACAAAGTTTTCCAtaacaatatttataaaaagtaatagttataaaaaaatatctaagcaaagtatttatagaaaatatcgattataaaagatatttataaaaatatataaagactAAAATACTAATTTCCTATTCCTTTAGACGAGAACAAGAACGCAACGTTGAAATGCGAAGACTGTGGCAGGGTTAATTTAAATTCTAACTTcaatttaaaaacaaaatgaTCGTTAGTCTCAGTCGATCTGTAAccatcaaattttcaaatttatttctatcGGGTGAAGGATCTccataaatttaatttcaggcCATTAAATCGGCAGTCCAAGCGTGTAATAGAATCACCTCTTTTCCTCATCCGTAAGGAATCTGGTATAGCCCTTCTTCTTTGATCTATATCTCTTTAACGTGTTTCTAACCAAAGCACGAAGCCGTTTTCGAATCTGTTGTATCTTTCCCTTCCAGGAAGTTTCAATATATTCCGACTCCATCACTCACACACTTTTTCCACAACCAAAATCTTCACCTTTTGCTTTTCATAATTGTAATAAACATTTCTAACTTGCTTATTAGCTCCACTAAAAATTTCCTATCAACATTACAATATGTACTATTTTCTAGTGATCATTCCTTAACTCTTTCTCATTTTCTAACAAGcgtttgtataaataaaaaatgcatCTCACAGACAAAATTCCcactcttatttttttttttagaattataAACAATAATTTAAGATTGTTTATTAGTCTCAGCAAAAATTGTTTACTTATACGTCAGTGTATACtattttcgaataattttctatttttccgcATTTTGAAACGTTCGAAAGAATGGACATGTACTTGACGAATTTATGCGATACGTGAAACCGCGTTACGGAATACCGAAACTTTGACAGCACTCAATATACTAATGTCGGCTATTTTCTCAAGTTTCCTCTGCTCAGCAAAATGATAAAACTTATGTACTTTCCTTAAGATAGTTTTAGTTAGAACGGTTTGCTTTTTCACGTTATCTTTCTAGATAAAGAAAACAATAAATGCTCCCCCTGAGTTAAAACTTTTCCAACTGTTTAATATAGTATCTTAAAATAATCCCAATCTTTTCCCTATACTCTATTTATTTTTCCGCATTTCTTTATCTTCCATGGATTATTCCATATATTATTTACCTTCTTAAGATAATTctgtttatatacatgtttcaTTCCTAGattgtttttcaaattttatgtgATTTTTTGCACAAAGTGTTTCTTCCAAGTACAATCATAAACTGAGTTCTTTAAATAACCTTTTTATTGTCTTGTAAAATAAATGCGATTGGAAATTTTGATTATGCCAAAACTCTGAGAAAGTATTACAATAGAAGCGTCGCGTTAGAGAAGGGAACAGCAAAATTGAAGGTGTTTATAGCGCCACGAAGTGAAATTTTATGCAACATAATTATCCAGCCCTTCGTCGGTAGCAGATTGTCAATCCGACGACACATTTCCGACTCGTTGTTTCATAAATTAGTCAGAATATTCCTTAACCTTTGCGTACCATAAATTACCCATGAATCACTTTAGCACACAACCATAATACACAACTGCCATTTTACTACTCGACCATCACGAGAATCAAAGGTTATTTCGAAAGTTTCGtttagataaaataatttttcttttatcgagAATCACAAAACCACATGttattgaaaattgtttatGGTAGAAATAATTGTAAGGAATTAATGAGTTCAAaagaaatgttaatttttaacATCTTCAATTACTAACTCCATCATTAATagtttattcatttttgtaatAGTCTTATTTCTTAGTGACTATCTGCTCGATGAAACTGCTCGAAGGACATAAAGAAGTGGCAAGTCAGTGATAAACAgattgaaaatatttgtacatttcagagaaaatgaaatatgcaaaaatgtaaaAGTATATGGAAAGTATgtaatattctaaaaatatacaaaatattcaaagtaaaataCTCATTgctatatttcaatatttgagATTTTGAATTTCTATATGTATGTTTATGTATGTTTTGCTTCTTTAATTGAACTTAAgtattaatttacattttgcATAATGATCCACAGTGTAGCGATAAATAAAAGTATCGCGTTACACgcaaagtaaaagaaagaatcgTAAAGAAGTACAATAATAGAAAAGTAAGTATACGAAGTGCTTGCAATAGTCACATAGCAACTctgattgtaattatatataaatttatacattCATCCATAACCAGATATTATAAATCAACTCTGgtcattaattatttactataatATCGCTGTGATAACATTTCACTAATGAATATGTTTATTTTTCACGATTCTTATTAAACGCTTATCACTGATAACACTTATAATTAGTAGCTGGTCAATATTTAACACTTATAAGTAACTGCTCTACCGGTATTTACATaatatgttttttttcttgatCACAAATAATATTAACTGATTTAAAGTATCGACACGCACGATCTATAGATGAACCATATTAATTGATTTACGTTGTACCTTTTTTTAGAAAGATTTAGGAATCGATCAGATCACAAATAGTATTTACTAGCGATAAGAGAACGATGCGAGCGAAAACACGAAACTGGATGTCACTTATCCTGCATACGTGACGCTTCCATCAACGAAGACGACTATTATCTACTTACTGATCGTCACTCGGCAAACAGCGGCTGTATCGTGCTTCGTTTACGAACCTCTCTTCTCTTACTATATGTATGTACCCAGATAATATTAGTGAGTGATAAATTCAAAGTCGAGTTACTACCTGAACATGGTGAAGAAGCTTTGCAAGTATTTAAAAAGCTACAGGATTGTTATGAAAggattatattttatagtattaCTCTAAAGTTAATCtttaataaaaacataatataacgtttatatattgtatatttaattttatgaatatgGATCAGTAGTATAGATCATGAGTATAGATCGTTCTATCTATTTGTTCAAATGATATGTAATCCAAATGTACGAAGAATATGACATTAGACTTCGGTATTTATAGTTAGTTAAAAAAGTTTTATAATTTACTTCTGTATTGATGTATTATTACTTGTGTATTAATTATTACTTGATAATTCAAATATTCGAATTAACGTTTTAATAATCTATTTCTGATTAATATAAGTACAGTTTGTGCCAACAAGTCTTTTATCGAAGACATTctacataaaaaataatcttGACGGAATCTGATAAGACGCGAATATCTCAAGGGTGCTTTAAtcaagaattttatatctacctcgtcaacaattttatattatccCGAGTAATCGTTTGAAATTTTCGAGCAgagaaaatttttgttaaataacGGAAACCTATAGAAATATATGTTAAACATTTACAAATAGGTAACCATATTTATAGATACAGGAactagaaaaataaattttaaataattttacctTGTGGCATCATTGGTTGTGGTGCTTCAGGTCCTGGCATTGATATCCCATACGGTGGTGGTGCAGGTCGTGATATCCCAGGTGCCATCCCGGATCGTGGTATCCCAGGTGCCATCCCGGGTTGTGGTATCCCAGGTGCCATCCCGGGTTGTGGTATCCCAGGTGCCATCCCGGGTTGTGGTATCCCAGGTGCCATCCCGCATCGTGGTATCCCAGGTGCCATCCCGGGTTGTGGTATCCCAGGTGCCATCCCGGATCGTGATATCCCAGGTGCCATCCCGGGTTGTGATATCCCAGGTGCCATCCCGGATCGTGGTATCCCAGGTGCCATCCCGGGTTGTGATATCCCAGGTGCCATCCCGGGTTGTGGTATCCCAGGTGCCGTCCCGGGTTGTGGTATCCCAGGTGCCGTCCCGGGTTGTGGTATCTCAGGTGCCATCCCGGGTTGTGGTATCCCAGATGTCATCCCGGGTTGCGGTATCCCAGGTACTATCCCGGGTTGTGGTATCCCAGGTACTATCCCGGGTTGTGATATCCCAGGTACTATCCCGGGTTGTGGTATCCCAGGTACTATCCCGGGTTGTGGTATCCCAGGTACTATCCCGGGTTGTGGTATCCCAGGTACTATCCCGGGTTGTGGTATCCCAGGTACTATCCCGGGTTGTGGGATTCCAGGTTGAGGTATTGAAAATGCATCAGGTAATGGTGCAGTAGCAAAAGTCGGcatttttttgtttaaataaattactttCTTAAAATCCACGACAAGATAAAACTTCTTAAACTCCTATCTTCCCTGAAACTAAAAAGAAAATCATGATTAAAAATCAATCTTAAtcaaaaatcaattaaaattaaaattaaaatcaattaaatcaaaaatcaagcttaatatctaattttatcattttagtAAAGAAGCTGCAAACATACAATTcgaattcttttaaaatttagtaacatatgtatgtatatggtATTCTTAGTATGTAAGTAGTTTTATTACATGCATACAAAAATACGCATTTGCATGTGTATTTTGTGAAGAACttactgtatgtattatacaaaCATTAAGTGATATAATTCTATGTAAAAAGGTAACAATCAAAGcatttctcttcgctttgtttACTTTTTGTTTCGGTATCTAGGTTATGTTTGTGTATATCCCCTAGTCGGTAATGCTGTTCGTATAACGACCTTTCTTATCAACAGAGCGGTTGCACTGAGTGTAGTTACGAAAAAGATCGTGCGGTGACGAAACTCTAATCGTATAATACTGTTTATGTTATTGAAATTGTCAGGTCATTGTCCGCTCGTAAAGGTCGTTGTAACTTATGGGAGGATATGAACTGTATGAACTATAGTCGATAAATTTCCATTCTTTCATTGATAACAATCCTTTGTCTCTCGATATGTCTATGATCGATAAATTACACGGATATTGCTGGTCAGGTACCAATTCAATCATAGTATAAACTATACTATTACAAATTCAATTAGCATATAATTGCATGATAGTAGCATTTGTTTTTATCTTTTCATTATCATTATCCATACATCAATTAAACATTATTCATCACGTTTTCATTGTTTTGCATACTGATTTATAGTTATCTCAAGAATTATTGAGGGTAACAGCAAAATTCTTTTTTGGTGTCTCAGTTCAAAAACATCCTTAAGAGTATCCTATGAAAGATTCCAATAAATCGTAGAACTCAAATCAGATTACTCAATCAGATtattcaaaaaaaaaatttgttattgtcTTTAACAATTTCCAAGattatattttgtaacttcattactagactgcggatgtttgcatttttgggaaatttaattttcaagatttctgtaaatttccaaaaatctacaaaatacatataatatatacaagaATGTGAAAGACATCCAAAGTagaatatatgtcggagaagcgtcaggaataaggttgtgggcgtttgataaatcttcgttggaattggccatcgttgtggtataacaaaggtacggtttgttaacacaagtatggatatTACCGACTTgacaatcaaccgcggcggttgggcgctcgcgacactagtgacgttggtcttatgctcgataacgaatccgcggtcaacggaatgatagatatacttgctcacaaaatctaactcaaacgtgtaatACTCACAGATCGTAAGACGCTAGtctcttcgtcgatgagatcgcaagaagaAATGACCCTTCGTtccaatgatgccacagaggaaaactatgatggggtgtgtctaaggacacgagatcatcggattcgtcgagtatagccctcgttcaggaagtaagggaaattgacgttgctgtcaattggttaatttgggacaaagactgtctgtccgtttgaagaaccttaattaacaaaaacctaggttttatagcgggtctgCAGGTAGGTAGATGCATCAATAGCTGGTACTCATTTTGTCCGAAGGAaccgacatatatgtcggagatgaaaaaacATCGAGATTTCCCATCCGGAATGTTCGGAAAATCCCCAATACCCTAGtacagacttttactatagctacacttaagtaataaaaataaaaaatagttctAATGTTCTAATTtggctttatgacgatgggttcgggctcgaagtgacatagcgggtcactagacatagccacggtcacgggaggaaCGGGAGggattaaaaacaaagattgacccgagaagtgaGGACAGGAATATGTAAGGgcagtttcatttggattacgagttaattaattagttagttagttagttagttagttagtgaGTGAGTGAGTTAGTAAGTGAGTgagttagttagtcgttggacgaattgctgattggtactcgtcatcccgtggaccgtggattcgttatcgaacctgaattcgttatcaccatcatctcgaccatcctatcgccattactcatagcctcttgtagtgtccacatttgtaccgataaatattagctacatccgcgacggtaaagtaagtaaagatTCATCGAACGCCCAAAAATTCTAACctgtctccgacatatatattatgacATTCAATggacaaaacaaatttttatatagaCTCTATTTCTTTAGTcaggtttataaaaatataaaatcgtaCAAACATCCGCTATCTATCGTTATATATAAAACACAGTGTATATTTTTCTAAGGACTCTATATTTCCACTTTTATTCGCTCTATTTAGGTTATGTACATACATTTTTAcggttataatatatttaatatgggataaattaaaattcttatgaGTTCTTAtgtcttattaaattataatgtaacacgatataatttaaaaaagaaaaagaaaaggaaaaaatagtTGGTAAAATACACATGCAGCAAAATAGGCAGGAAAGTGTAGTGCgaattgaaaagaaaaataacaccTTAATCTAGTTTCAACCTCATTGAATGCGCTACTTTTTAATAGCCTTGAATTAGATTTCATGAGACCTAATCGACGGTTTCCTCGTTTGTTACGAACAACCTCGATAACTTTTCGTTCGTACGATCTTTTTTCAATGCGCGCGCTCGTAACACGCACTGATTACGCTTTTCACGGTGAACGAACGACAAATTATACGAATTAGCGTTACACGATCGGAGCGAACCACATTTCGGTGATGCTCCAATTAATGACACTGAAAATCATCGATAAGCGTGGCGATAAGTGCACGTGCGTTTCAAGAACCATGTGCATTGTTCTGTATATTCAACGATAGCTGATTCGATGATATTTCCAAATAAATCATTTACTTGCTCGTACAATTATCAATTCTAGCTTACAttctgtttatttattatattaccaAGCACCGACATTCGTAACATGtttatattgtataaaaatgtgtaacatgtgttattatatatttgtacaGATTTCtaataaagtataatttattattttgcaaataaaacctacctataatatatttgaaattattaaaatatgactgcagtataattatttttatcaaattatgatattatttttatttaaatattaaataattcctaaaaaaaaaagaaatgaaaattcttGTACTGAAGATAAAAATTAACTAAACTATAATTCTTCTAATACGCAGAAGGATGGGACTTTTCAAAAGATTAATGAGTATTAACCTTTAGTAACTAATTATCACCATTCGTCACCAAATACTACGTAAAGTGATGCATTGTTCAGTTATGTACACTTTCATCGGATGATGTCATCGTGTCTCACATGTGTCTGCGTTCGCATACCACAAGGTCGTTAGTGCTTGACTATAGGAATGACGTATATCTACATGGGGATACACCAGTACAAAAGAAACGGGAGGTCTCTGTAAACCGCAAGATACGGTAGCAACATGCGCTTCCGGTTTTTCAGAAAAGTATTAGCTACGCCCTTTAACGATGAAAAACGAAACATGAACTTACTTGTAGTTTCTCGttatctctttctttttcttgttctcCCTATTTCTCCCTCCCTAAccctatctttcttttttttcaacaCTATGCAAAAGAAAGggaaatattcaataaaaacaTACGAAGCAACAAGCTCAATAGAAATCGAATTTTCTTGTCACGCACATCTCTTTAgatgttttttttattgatcTATTTTAGGAATATCGTATTTATGCGGTGTTTTCATGTAAGTGAGAAACTCTGTATAAACGAATAGACAACGCTTATTTTTCTATTGCTCAATGACGCAATACGATTGACTTTGCGAAAAAAGCAATTAAAATTGCAAATATCAT
Proteins encoded in this region:
- the LOC117157268 gene encoding phospholipid scramblase 1 gives rise to the protein MPTFATAPLPDAFSIPQPGIPQPGIVPGIPQPGIVPGIPQPGIVPGIPQPGIVPGIPQPGIVPGISQPGIVPGIPQPGIVPGIPQPGMTSGIPQPGMAPEIPQPGTAPGIPQPGTAPGIPQPGMAPGISQPGMAPGIPRSGMAPGISQPGMAPGISRSGMAPGIPQPGMAPGIPRCGMAPGIPQPGMAPGIPQPGMAPGIPQPGMAPGIPRSGMAPGISRPAPPPYGISMPGPEAPQPMMPQGGWSPRNTTCPPGLEYLIVLDRLYIRQQLELLEVVVGWETENKYFVTNANGQPLFYIMEESNICARMCLGTLRNCILHVDDTNHREVLRMVRPCRCSGCCCFCCMQMLEVYSGEMLLGSVIEDCHIFRASFSIRDASGETVLKITGPYFRFCGNATYKIKSADGLHRVGEIKKKWSGFTTEFFTDADNFSLHFPTDLDVKIKAVLLGACILIDFMYFEGNTKRNSI